A single region of the Deefgea piscis genome encodes:
- the clpX gene encoding ATP-dependent Clp protease ATP-binding subunit ClpX, which produces MSDKEKLLYCSFCGKSQHEVKKLIAGPQVFICNECIDLCNDVIQEEVTDLTADSITTGEGKRLPKPTEIRDELNQYVVGQERAKKILSVAVYNHYKRLSTKGRAGNDVELAKSNILLIGPTGSGKTLLAQTMAKLLDVPFVIADATTLTEAGYVGEDVEHIIAKLLAQCDNDVEKAQRGIVYLDEVDKIARKSENPSITRDVSGEGVQQALLKLIEGTVASVPPSGGRKHPNQDLPKVDTTNILFICGGAFEGLDKIIRNRSVKGGIGFGAEVKSKDERKNIGELLHEVEPDDLIRFGLIPEFVGRLPVVATLAELDEAALVTILTEPKNALIKQYQKLFEMENVELEIGTDALAAIAHKAMERKTGARGLRSIVEQTLLDTMFELPVMEGIAKVVVSKEVITSAAKPEFIAATPQIDTASK; this is translated from the coding sequence ATGTCTGATAAAGAAAAATTATTGTATTGTTCCTTCTGCGGCAAAAGTCAGCATGAAGTAAAAAAATTGATTGCAGGTCCGCAAGTCTTTATTTGTAATGAATGTATTGATTTGTGTAATGACGTCATTCAAGAAGAAGTGACTGATTTAACCGCTGATTCAATCACGACGGGTGAGGGTAAGCGTTTACCTAAACCAACAGAAATTCGCGATGAGCTCAATCAGTATGTTGTGGGCCAAGAGCGAGCCAAAAAGATTTTATCGGTTGCGGTTTACAATCATTACAAACGTTTGTCGACCAAGGGTCGCGCGGGTAATGATGTTGAGTTGGCTAAATCTAATATTCTGCTCATTGGTCCAACTGGCTCGGGTAAAACCTTGCTGGCACAAACCATGGCTAAATTGCTTGACGTACCGTTTGTGATTGCCGATGCAACGACGCTGACTGAGGCTGGCTATGTGGGTGAAGACGTCGAGCACATTATCGCCAAGCTATTAGCGCAGTGCGATAACGACGTCGAGAAAGCGCAGCGCGGCATTGTTTACCTCGATGAGGTTGATAAAATTGCACGTAAATCTGAAAATCCATCAATCACTCGCGATGTATCGGGTGAGGGTGTTCAGCAGGCGTTGTTGAAATTAATTGAAGGCACGGTGGCTTCGGTGCCACCAAGTGGCGGTCGTAAGCATCCAAATCAAGATTTACCTAAAGTCGATACCACCAATATTTTATTTATTTGTGGTGGCGCGTTTGAAGGTTTGGATAAAATTATCCGTAACCGCTCAGTCAAAGGTGGTATTGGTTTTGGTGCGGAAGTAAAAAGCAAAGACGAGCGTAAAAACATCGGTGAATTGCTGCATGAAGTTGAGCCAGATGATTTAATTCGTTTTGGTTTGATTCCAGAGTTCGTTGGCCGCTTGCCGGTTGTTGCAACGCTGGCTGAACTCGATGAGGCTGCATTGGTGACCATTCTGACTGAGCCCAAAAATGCCTTAATCAAGCAATATCAAAAATTGTTTGAAATGGAAAATGTTGAGCTAGAGATTGGTACTGACGCGTTAGCGGCGATTGCACACAAGGCGATGGAGCGCAAAACTGGCGCACGTGGTTTGCGTTCGATCGTTGAGCAAACATTGCTTGATACGATGTTTGAGCTGCCTGTGATGGAAGGTATTGCAAAGGTTGTTGTTAGCAAAGAAGTGATTACTTCCGCAGCAAAACCTGAGTTTATTGCTGCTACGCCGCAAATTGATACAGCTAGCAAATAA
- the clpP gene encoding ATP-dependent Clp endopeptidase proteolytic subunit ClpP — MSRMEFDPQNIGLVPMVVEQSGRGERAYDIYSRLLKERVIFLVGPVNDQMANLVVAQLLFLESENPDKDISLYINSPGGSVTAGMAIYDTMQFIKPDVSTLCVGMAASMGAFLLSGGAKGKRFSLPNSRIMIHQPLIGGLQGQASDIEIHARELIKTKRTLNELLAKHSGQDIETVERDTDRDNFMNADEAKAYGLVDEVLVSRATLAG; from the coding sequence ATGTCCAGAATGGAATTTGATCCGCAAAATATCGGTCTAGTGCCTATGGTCGTTGAGCAAAGCGGCCGCGGTGAACGTGCGTATGATATTTATTCACGCTTGCTGAAAGAACGGGTCATTTTCCTGGTCGGTCCAGTGAATGATCAAATGGCCAATCTTGTGGTCGCTCAGTTATTGTTTTTAGAGTCGGAAAATCCAGATAAGGATATTTCGCTCTATATCAATTCTCCTGGCGGTTCGGTAACTGCTGGGATGGCGATTTACGATACGATGCAATTTATTAAGCCCGATGTCTCTACTTTATGTGTAGGTATGGCGGCTTCAATGGGTGCATTCTTATTGTCTGGCGGAGCGAAAGGCAAGCGTTTTTCTTTGCCAAATTCGCGGATTATGATTCATCAACCTTTGATTGGCGGTTTACAAGGCCAAGCTTCGGATATTGAAATTCATGCGCGAGAGTTAATTAAGACCAAACGTACTTTGAACGAATTGTTGGCCAAACATAGCGGGCAAGATATTGAAACGGTTGAGCGTGATACAGATCGTGACAATTTCATGAATGCAGATGAAGCTAAAGCATATGGTTTAGTAGATGAAGTCTTGGTTTCTCGGGCGACTTTGGCAGGTTAA
- the tig gene encoding trigger factor, which yields MQAQLETLSALERRLSISVPREEIAQQVNARLKRVAKTAKIDGFRPGKAPMNIVAQSHGFRVQEEVLGETVERAFGEAVVEQKLQVAGYPRFEAKQDSSAEGDFEFLATFEVYPEVKVGDLSGIEVQKPTLVVGDEEVNKTIDILRSQRTRFERVERAAETGDRVIIDFKGSIDGVAFAGGSSDNYAFLIGKGQMLPEFEAGVIGMKEGESKDVSVAFPADYHGKDVAGKTAVFAITVKNVAAANLPAVDADFAKSLGIEDGDVEKMRAEVKGNLEREVRFRLKSRIKESAMTAVIEATPMDLPRNLIALEIGRLVEGAKGDLQNRGIDPATVPFSPAMFEAQAKRRVHLGLALSELVEIEKLSTQPEQVKAIIEDLAQNYEDPSEVVAWYYESADRLSGPTNMALEDNVVEFVLSKAKVTEQAIGFDELMGQQGQ from the coding sequence ATGCAAGCACAACTGGAAACCCTGAGCGCTCTTGAGCGTCGTCTGTCCATTTCGGTGCCACGCGAAGAAATCGCACAGCAAGTGAATGCCCGCCTCAAGCGCGTTGCAAAAACTGCAAAAATTGACGGTTTCCGTCCTGGTAAAGCACCGATGAATATCGTGGCACAAAGCCATGGTTTCCGTGTGCAAGAAGAAGTTTTAGGTGAAACGGTTGAGCGCGCTTTTGGCGAAGCTGTCGTTGAGCAAAAATTACAAGTTGCTGGCTACCCACGTTTTGAAGCCAAGCAAGATTCAAGTGCCGAAGGCGATTTTGAATTTTTAGCAACGTTTGAAGTTTACCCAGAAGTTAAAGTGGGTGACTTGAGCGGCATCGAAGTTCAAAAACCAACGTTAGTCGTTGGCGATGAAGAAGTTAACAAAACCATCGATATCTTACGTAGCCAACGCACTCGTTTTGAACGTGTTGAGCGTGCTGCAGAGACCGGTGATCGCGTGATCATCGACTTTAAAGGTTCGATCGATGGCGTGGCTTTCGCAGGTGGTTCATCAGACAACTACGCTTTCTTGATCGGCAAAGGCCAAATGTTGCCAGAGTTTGAAGCTGGCGTGATTGGCATGAAAGAAGGAGAAAGCAAAGACGTTAGCGTTGCTTTCCCAGCCGATTACCATGGTAAAGATGTTGCCGGTAAAACTGCCGTATTTGCAATTACTGTGAAAAACGTAGCTGCTGCAAACTTGCCAGCGGTTGATGCAGACTTTGCAAAAAGCTTGGGTATCGAAGACGGCGACGTAGAAAAAATGCGTGCAGAAGTGAAAGGTAATTTGGAACGCGAAGTGCGTTTCCGCCTTAAATCACGCATCAAAGAAAGCGCAATGACTGCGGTGATTGAAGCGACGCCAATGGATTTACCACGTAACTTGATCGCGCTTGAAATTGGCCGTTTGGTTGAAGGTGCGAAGGGCGATTTGCAAAACCGCGGCATCGATCCTGCGACAGTACCGTTTTCACCTGCGATGTTTGAAGCACAAGCTAAACGCCGCGTTCATCTTGGTTTGGCTTTGTCTGAATTGGTTGAAATCGAAAAACTGTCAACTCAGCCAGAACAAGTTAAAGCCATTATTGAAGATTTGGCACAAAACTACGAAGATCCAAGCGAAGTGGTTGCTTGGTACTACGAAAGCGCTGATCGTTTATCTGGCCCAACCAATATGGCTTTGGAAGACAATGTGGTTGAGTTTGTATTGTCAAAAGCTAAAGTAACTGAACAAGCGATTGGCTTTGATGAATTGATGGGCCAACAAGGTCAATAA
- a CDS encoding P-II family nitrogen regulator: protein MKKIEAIIKPFKLDEVREALSELGISGLTVTEVKGFGRQKGHTELYRGAEYVVDFLPKVKIEVVLSDDQVETAIEGIIKAAHTGKIGDGKIFVSPVEYVVRIRTGETNDQAV, encoded by the coding sequence ATGAAAAAGATCGAAGCGATTATCAAACCATTTAAACTGGATGAAGTTCGCGAAGCTTTATCTGAACTGGGCATTTCCGGCCTCACCGTCACTGAAGTTAAAGGTTTTGGCCGCCAAAAAGGGCATACCGAGCTCTACCGTGGCGCCGAATATGTGGTCGACTTTTTGCCAAAAGTTAAAATCGAAGTGGTTTTATCGGACGACCAAGTGGAAACCGCCATCGAAGGCATTATTAAAGCCGCCCACACCGGCAAGATTGGTGATGGCAAAATCTTCGTCAGCCCAGTTGAGTACGTAGTTCGTATTCGCACCGGCGAAACCAACGATCAAGCCGTATAA
- a CDS encoding primosomal protein N', producing MAAFALVALDVPLKRLFAYAVAGFTPAVGSRVLVPFGPRRISGVVLELRDDAADFKGTPKAILAVLDDLPPLPAETLQLCQFVASYYHYPIGAVIAAALPKVFRSPTVFREPAPSLVYFAEEPAHLLSCISLRAPAQRRVAACLSVPHTPAALRRLHDSAWRWVKAWHEQGWLQSALEAKVVAKASEDLALNAEQSQVVAELTAARGFVPFLLYGITGSGKTEVYLQTIAQVLARGLQVLVLIPEINLTPQLEGRFRARFPGVPMAALHSGLNDTERAVNWLSALRGEAKIVLGTRLAVFTPLPQLGMIIVDEEHDPSFKQQEGLRYSARDVAVYRARQAKVPIALGSATPSIESWANAKAKRYRMLTLSERAVPGAVLPKITLLPVKNVGLVDGLHVMALAAMHAALDRGEQVLIFLNRRGFSPVLQCGECGWMACCTHCSARLVLHLKERRLRCHHCGYEQAITPACPDCGNHDLKPVGQGTQRMEESLPLHFPGKKILRIDRDSTSKKGELDAALAQVHSGEVDIVIGTQMLAKGHDFDLLTTVVVLNADTGLYSVDFRAEERLFALLTQVAGRAGRRELPGEVFIQTAFSDHPFYHQLLARDFAPFAERTLHERQMMLLPPANAWALFRADAPELEQALSALAQIRACIAPEPHLLLNQPVAATMLKKAGVERAQLLIAAQSKAQLQAVLDEALPTITALKLAKVRWSLDVDPIEV from the coding sequence GTGGCTGCTTTTGCCTTGGTTGCACTTGACGTACCGCTTAAAAGGTTGTTCGCTTATGCGGTGGCGGGGTTTACGCCTGCTGTCGGCTCGCGGGTGCTGGTGCCGTTTGGTCCTCGCCGCATTTCGGGCGTGGTGCTTGAATTACGCGACGATGCGGCAGACTTTAAAGGGACGCCTAAGGCGATTTTGGCGGTTTTGGATGATTTGCCGCCATTACCTGCCGAAACCTTGCAGTTGTGTCAGTTTGTTGCGAGTTATTACCACTATCCGATTGGCGCAGTAATCGCCGCTGCGCTGCCTAAAGTATTTCGTAGTCCAACCGTGTTTCGCGAGCCTGCGCCAAGTTTGGTGTATTTTGCCGAGGAACCGGCGCATTTACTGAGTTGCATTTCTTTGCGAGCGCCAGCGCAGCGCCGTGTCGCAGCGTGTTTGTCTGTACCGCATACCCCAGCGGCACTGCGTCGTTTGCATGACAGCGCTTGGCGCTGGGTTAAAGCATGGCATGAACAGGGCTGGCTGCAGTCAGCACTTGAGGCCAAAGTTGTCGCTAAGGCCAGCGAAGATTTGGCGCTCAATGCTGAACAAAGTCAGGTCGTTGCTGAGCTGACGGCGGCGCGTGGTTTTGTGCCGTTTTTGCTGTATGGCATTACCGGTAGTGGCAAGACCGAAGTGTATTTGCAAACCATTGCGCAAGTGTTGGCGCGAGGTCTGCAAGTTTTAGTGTTGATTCCCGAGATTAATCTGACGCCGCAATTAGAAGGGCGCTTTCGTGCGCGCTTTCCGGGTGTGCCGATGGCGGCGCTGCATAGTGGCTTGAACGATACCGAGCGTGCGGTCAATTGGCTGTCGGCACTGCGTGGTGAAGCCAAAATTGTCTTGGGTACGCGTTTGGCGGTGTTTACGCCTTTGCCGCAGCTGGGCATGATTATCGTCGATGAAGAGCATGATCCTTCATTCAAACAACAAGAAGGCCTGCGTTATTCGGCGCGCGATGTCGCCGTGTACCGTGCACGGCAGGCCAAGGTGCCGATTGCGCTCGGTTCTGCCACGCCGAGTATTGAAAGTTGGGCCAATGCCAAAGCGAAGCGCTATCGCATGCTCACTTTGTCTGAGCGCGCAGTGCCCGGCGCCGTCTTACCAAAAATCACTTTGCTACCGGTTAAAAATGTTGGGCTCGTCGATGGCTTGCATGTGATGGCACTGGCTGCGATGCATGCCGCGCTCGATCGTGGTGAGCAAGTGTTGATTTTTTTAAATCGCCGTGGATTTTCCCCTGTATTGCAGTGTGGTGAATGTGGCTGGATGGCCTGCTGTACGCATTGTTCGGCGCGTTTGGTATTGCATTTAAAAGAACGCCGTTTGCGCTGCCATCATTGCGGTTATGAGCAGGCGATTACGCCGGCTTGCCCAGACTGTGGCAATCATGATTTGAAACCAGTTGGGCAGGGCACGCAGCGGATGGAGGAGTCTTTGCCGCTGCATTTTCCGGGCAAAAAAATCTTACGAATCGATCGCGATTCAACCAGTAAAAAAGGCGAATTGGATGCAGCGCTAGCGCAAGTGCATTCTGGCGAGGTTGATATTGTGATTGGCACCCAAATGCTGGCTAAAGGGCATGATTTTGATTTGCTCACGACGGTGGTCGTACTTAATGCCGATACGGGTTTATATAGCGTTGATTTTCGCGCCGAAGAGCGTTTATTTGCATTATTGACGCAAGTGGCCGGGCGAGCAGGACGGCGTGAGCTGCCTGGCGAGGTATTTATCCAAACCGCTTTTTCTGATCATCCGTTTTATCATCAATTATTGGCGCGCGATTTTGCGCCATTTGCCGAGCGTACTTTGCATGAGCGGCAAATGATGTTGTTGCCGCCAGCCAATGCTTGGGCCTTGTTTCGTGCCGATGCACCCGAATTAGAGCAAGCCTTGTCGGCATTGGCGCAAATTCGGGCGTGTATTGCTCCTGAGCCACATTTATTGCTCAATCAGCCGGTGGCGGCGACGATGCTCAAAAAGGCGGGCGTAGAGCGGGCGCAATTATTGATTGCCGCGCAATCCAAGGCGCAACTGCAAGCGGTGCTCGATGAGGCTTTGCCGACGATTACTGCGTTGAAGCTAGCTAAAGTGCGTTGGAGTTTAGATGTTGACCCAATTGAGGTTTAG
- the hemE gene encoding uroporphyrinogen decarboxylase, whose protein sequence is MLKNDTFLRALMREPVEYTPVWMMRQAGRYLPEYCATRKNAGSFLQLCKNTELATEVTLQPLERFPLDAAILFSDILTVPDAMGLGLYFAEGEGPKFERTVRTEEDVAKLFVPDVGTELKYVTDAVSSIRKALDNRVPLIGFSGSPYTLACYMVQGGSSSDYREIKTMMYARPDLLHRILEVNTLTVIDYLNAQIEAGAQAVQIFDSWGGSLPYGKYQEFSLQYMARIVAGLKRENDGRRVPVIVFTKGGGQWLEDIAAIGCDAIGLDWTTDIGEARRRVGDKVALQGNFDPVALFAPPAAIEAEVERILTSYGGGTGHVFNLGHGISQFTNPDHAAALVAAVHRLSRKD, encoded by the coding sequence ATGTTAAAAAATGATACTTTCTTGCGCGCTTTAATGCGTGAACCTGTTGAATACACGCCAGTGTGGATGATGCGCCAAGCGGGGCGTTATTTGCCGGAATACTGCGCGACGCGCAAAAACGCTGGTTCATTTTTGCAATTGTGCAAAAACACTGAGCTGGCGACCGAAGTCACCTTGCAACCGTTAGAGCGTTTCCCGCTTGATGCGGCGATTTTGTTCTCGGATATTTTGACCGTGCCGGATGCGATGGGTTTGGGTTTGTATTTTGCCGAAGGCGAAGGCCCGAAATTTGAACGTACTGTGCGTACTGAAGAAGACGTTGCCAAACTCTTCGTACCAGATGTCGGCACCGAGTTGAAGTATGTTACTGACGCGGTGAGCTCAATTCGCAAGGCGCTAGATAACCGCGTACCGTTGATAGGTTTTTCGGGCAGCCCGTACACCTTGGCGTGTTATATGGTGCAAGGCGGCAGCTCTAGCGATTATCGTGAAATCAAAACCATGATGTATGCGCGTCCAGACCTGTTGCATCGTATCTTAGAGGTTAATACCCTTACAGTAATTGATTATCTGAATGCGCAAATCGAAGCCGGTGCGCAAGCGGTACAGATTTTTGATAGCTGGGGTGGCTCTTTGCCATACGGCAAATATCAAGAGTTCTCTTTGCAATACATGGCGCGCATTGTGGCTGGTTTGAAGCGTGAAAACGATGGCCGTCGTGTGCCGGTGATTGTGTTTACTAAAGGCGGTGGTCAGTGGCTAGAAGACATTGCCGCGATTGGTTGCGATGCGATTGGTTTGGATTGGACCACTGATATTGGCGAAGCGCGTCGTCGGGTGGGTGACAAAGTAGCGCTGCAAGGTAATTTTGACCCCGTGGCCTTGTTTGCGCCGCCGGCAGCGATTGAAGCAGAAGTTGAGCGCATCTTGACTAGTTACGGCGGCGGTACCGGTCATGTATTTAATTTGGGACACGGAATTTCGCAATTTACCAATCCAGATCATGCTGCGGCTTTGGTTGCGGCGGTGCATCGCTTGTCGCGTAAGGATTAA
- a CDS encoding ABC transporter ATP-binding protein/permease, which yields MNTNAAQAPKVNHLFRNFWQLAKPYWVSEEKYRAWGLLALIIALSLGMVFMSVQFNSWYKEFYDTMQNLDKKGFEQALYKFGYLAFIYIVIAVYTMWFQQMLEIRWRRWATEHFTARWLADNNFYRIQLTDQGTDNPDQRIAEDVGQFIAISLSLSLGLLRALVTLVSFIGILWTLSGPISFMLAGTEITIHGYMVWVAIIYAVIGSLITVLLGRPLVSLNFLQQRFEADFRFGLIRVRENAESIALYHGDQEEQQRLSQRFNAVVGNFWALMRRNKKLTWFTSFWGQLAIIFPLIVAAPRFFAKEISFGGLMQINSAFGQVYGALDFVIGSFSTLANWKAIIDRLSTFETSLQAAQALPRLAVTAKEGGIEWRQICVSKPNGQLLIDNLNLQLRAGDSVLIRGPSGAGKSSLLRTLAGLWPYASGELAMPTTTQALFLSQKPYMPLGTLRAALFYPQVARNEDATLADLLELAGLSHLLPRLDEVDSWSHVLSLGEQQRVALLRVLLLEPDFLLMDESSSALDAAGEAKLYAAVAECMKKGVMVSVGHRSGLIEYHRQVLDCHGQGQWSLAILS from the coding sequence ATGAATACAAACGCCGCGCAAGCGCCAAAAGTGAATCATTTGTTTCGCAATTTTTGGCAATTGGCCAAACCTTATTGGGTGTCAGAAGAAAAATATCGAGCTTGGGGCTTATTGGCGCTGATTATTGCGCTATCGCTCGGCATGGTGTTTATGAGTGTGCAGTTTAATAGCTGGTACAAAGAATTTTACGACACGATGCAAAACCTCGATAAAAAGGGTTTTGAGCAGGCTTTATATAAATTTGGCTATCTGGCGTTTATCTATATCGTGATTGCGGTGTACACGATGTGGTTTCAGCAAATGCTGGAGATCCGTTGGCGACGCTGGGCAACGGAGCATTTTACGGCGCGCTGGTTGGCGGATAATAATTTTTACCGGATTCAATTGACCGATCAAGGCACAGATAATCCTGATCAGCGTATCGCCGAAGACGTGGGGCAGTTTATTGCGATTTCGCTGTCTTTGTCTTTGGGTTTATTGCGTGCATTGGTCACGCTGGTGTCATTTATTGGTATTTTGTGGACGCTATCGGGGCCGATTAGCTTTATGCTGGCGGGCACAGAAATCACCATTCATGGCTATATGGTCTGGGTGGCGATTATTTATGCCGTCATTGGTTCGTTGATTACCGTGCTATTGGGCCGGCCTTTGGTGAGTTTGAATTTCTTGCAACAGCGCTTTGAAGCCGATTTTCGTTTTGGCTTGATTCGCGTGCGCGAAAACGCCGAGTCGATTGCTTTATATCATGGCGATCAAGAAGAGCAGCAGCGCTTATCGCAGCGATTTAATGCGGTAGTGGGCAATTTTTGGGCGCTGATGCGCCGAAATAAAAAACTTACTTGGTTTACGTCGTTTTGGGGACAATTGGCGATTATCTTTCCGCTGATTGTTGCTGCACCACGTTTTTTTGCCAAAGAAATTTCTTTTGGCGGCCTAATGCAGATTAATTCGGCTTTTGGTCAGGTGTATGGTGCTTTAGATTTTGTTATCGGCAGCTTTAGCACCTTGGCCAATTGGAAAGCTATTATTGATCGTTTGTCGACATTTGAAACCAGTTTACAAGCGGCACAAGCCTTGCCCCGTTTGGCGGTGACAGCCAAAGAGGGTGGTATTGAGTGGCGGCAGATTTGCGTCAGTAAACCCAATGGTCAATTGTTGATTGATAATTTGAATTTGCAATTGCGTGCGGGTGACTCGGTGTTGATTCGAGGACCTTCGGGTGCCGGTAAGTCGAGTTTATTGCGAACCTTAGCCGGGTTATGGCCTTATGCTTCGGGTGAGTTGGCGATGCCAACAACAACGCAAGCGTTGTTTTTGTCGCAAAAACCGTATATGCCATTGGGCACTTTGCGCGCCGCTTTGTTCTACCCGCAAGTCGCACGGAACGAAGACGCAACGCTGGCCGATTTGCTTGAATTAGCAGGGCTTAGTCATCTATTGCCGCGACTTGATGAAGTGGATTCATGGTCGCACGTGCTGAGCTTGGGTGAGCAGCAACGCGTGGCTTTACTGCGTGTTTTATTGCTGGAACCGGACTTTTTATTAATGGATGAGTCCAGTTCAGCACTCGATGCGGCTGGCGAAGCCAAGCTCTATGCCGCCGTTGCCGAGTGCATGAAAAAAGGCGTGATGGTGAGCGTAGGGCATCGCTCGGGTCTGATTGAATACCACCGCCAAGTGCTCGATTGTCATGGACAGGGGCAGTGGTCGCTGGCGATTTTGTCTTAG
- a CDS encoding glutamine--tRNA ligase/YqeY domain fusion protein: MSEKMSPAASAETAPVNSNFIRQIIDADLASGKHTAVQTRFPPEPNGYLHIGHAKSICLNFGIAQDYKGLCNLRMDDTNPEKENDEYAKAIEDDVRWLGFAWNGDVRHSSDYFEQLYGYAVELINAGKAYVCELNAEQMRDYRGDFQKPGRNSPFRDRTPAENLDLFTRMRAGEFADGSKTLRVKIDMQSPNLNMRDPVIYRIKRATHIKTGDSWCIYPMYDYTHCISDALEGITHSLCTLEFEDHRPLYDWVLDNISLECHPQQIEFSRLELLYSITSKRKLNQLVTGNFVSGWDDPRMTTISGMRRRGYSPEGIRLFAQRIGVSKGENIIDFTTLEGAVREQLEGSSPRVMAVLNPLKVTLTNFEAGVTGSRSAPFHPHHEEFGEREIPIAREIWIEQDDFAEVPPKGWQRLTVGSEVRLRYSYVIKCDEVVKDASGKVIELRCSLDTETLGKNPEGRKVKGVIHWISAEHAVPATVNLYERLFTEARPDAVRGDDGQYVDFTQFINPESLTSITAYVESCVVNAAPETRYQFERLGYFITDRHLHQAGGTPVFNRTVTLKDSWAK; encoded by the coding sequence ATGAGTGAAAAAATGAGCCCTGCAGCGAGTGCAGAAACCGCACCTGTAAACAGTAATTTTATCCGCCAAATCATTGATGCCGATCTAGCCAGCGGCAAGCACACCGCGGTGCAGACGCGCTTTCCGCCTGAGCCGAACGGCTACTTGCATATCGGCCACGCTAAATCGATTTGCCTGAATTTTGGCATCGCTCAAGATTACAAAGGTCTGTGCAATTTGCGCATGGATGACACCAATCCAGAAAAAGAAAACGACGAATACGCCAAAGCCATTGAAGACGATGTGCGCTGGTTGGGTTTTGCATGGAATGGCGATGTGCGCCACTCCTCAGATTATTTTGAGCAGCTTTACGGCTACGCCGTTGAATTGATCAACGCTGGCAAAGCGTATGTGTGTGAGTTGAACGCCGAGCAAATGCGCGACTACCGTGGCGATTTTCAAAAGCCCGGCCGCAACAGCCCGTTCCGTGATCGCACGCCTGCAGAAAACTTAGATTTATTCACCCGCATGCGCGCGGGCGAATTTGCCGACGGTAGCAAAACGCTGCGCGTTAAAATCGATATGCAATCGCCAAACTTAAATATGCGCGATCCAGTGATCTATCGCATTAAACGCGCGACGCATATCAAAACCGGCGATAGCTGGTGCATTTATCCGATGTATGACTACACACACTGCATCTCTGATGCCTTAGAGGGCATTACCCATAGTTTGTGTACCTTGGAATTTGAAGATCACCGTCCGCTCTACGACTGGGTACTCGACAATATCAGCTTGGAATGCCATCCACAGCAGATCGAATTCTCGCGCCTTGAGTTGCTGTATTCGATCACATCGAAACGCAAACTCAATCAATTGGTGACCGGCAATTTTGTTTCGGGTTGGGACGATCCACGCATGACGACGATTAGCGGCATGCGTCGCCGTGGTTATAGCCCTGAAGGCATCCGTTTGTTTGCGCAGCGCATTGGCGTGAGCAAAGGCGAAAACATCATTGATTTCACCACGCTTGAAGGCGCGGTGCGCGAGCAGCTTGAAGGCAGTAGCCCACGCGTGATGGCGGTTTTAAATCCACTTAAAGTCACGTTGACTAATTTTGAAGCGGGCGTAACCGGTTCGCGTAGTGCGCCGTTCCATCCGCATCACGAAGAATTTGGCGAGCGTGAAATCCCGATTGCGCGTGAAATCTGGATTGAGCAAGACGACTTTGCTGAAGTCCCACCCAAAGGCTGGCAACGTCTGACCGTTGGCTCGGAAGTGCGATTGCGTTATTCCTACGTGATTAAGTGTGATGAAGTGGTGAAAGACGCGAGCGGCAAAGTGATTGAGCTGCGTTGCAGTTTGGATACCGAAACGCTAGGCAAAAACCCAGAAGGCCGCAAAGTGAAAGGCGTGATTCACTGGATTTCTGCTGAGCACGCCGTGCCAGCAACGGTGAATTTGTACGAGCGCCTGTTTACCGAAGCGCGCCCTGATGCGGTGCGTGGTGACGATGGCCAGTATGTTGATTTCACCCAATTTATCAATCCTGAGTCGCTGACTTCTATCACTGCGTATGTCGAAAGCTGCGTAGTGAATGCGGCACCAGAAACCCGTTATCAGTTCGAGCGTTTGGGTTATTTCATTACCGATCGTCATCTGCATCAAGCGGGTGGCACGCCAGTGTTTAACCGCACGGTGACGTTGAAAGACAGCTGGGCGAAGTAA
- a CDS encoding DHCW motif cupin fold protein, which translates to MQIANIPFGVTDWANIEKTAHPGITGMAYWRTQQFDAIRVRMVEYSAGYLADHWCSKGHILLCLTGELYTELEDGRSFTLSAGHSYQVADHAEAHRSSTRLGATLFIVD; encoded by the coding sequence ATGCAAATCGCAAATATTCCTTTTGGCGTCACCGACTGGGCCAATATCGAAAAAACCGCACACCCCGGCATCACAGGGATGGCGTATTGGCGCACCCAGCAATTTGATGCGATTCGAGTCAGAATGGTCGAATATAGCGCAGGCTATCTCGCCGATCATTGGTGTAGTAAAGGCCACATTTTATTGTGTTTAACGGGCGAGCTTTACACCGAACTTGAAGACGGGCGCAGTTTTACACTGAGCGCAGGCCATAGTTATCAAGTGGCAGATCACGCCGAAGCCCATCGTTCCTCAACCCGACTCGGTGCCACGCTGTTTATTGTCGATTAA